One Myxococcota bacterium genomic region harbors:
- the atpG gene encoding ATP synthase F1 subunit gamma has protein sequence MPSLKDIKRRITSVEKTQQITRAMRMVAGAKLRRAQEAIESARPYAERMRATLAEVAAAQKDSEHPLLKAHDQQKTVEFLVVTSDRGLCGAFNSNVIKAARAAVAEREAEGRQVFISTAGKKGREAFQRKHASALTEHYAQDGWVTYGQAAEAAQYLSRRYANQEIDEVVLVFAEFVSAMNQTPRVVRLLPFTAEEVDEDAETLPYEIEPDPEKLLAVLVPKAVEIEIFRALLENQSGEHAARMAAMESATRNTEELIESLTLQYNRARQAAITKELVEIVSGAEAL, from the coding sequence GTGCCGAGCCTCAAGGACATCAAGCGGCGCATCACCAGCGTCGAGAAGACGCAGCAGATCACCCGCGCCATGCGCATGGTGGCGGGTGCGAAGCTGCGTCGCGCGCAGGAGGCGATCGAGTCGGCCCGGCCGTACGCCGAGCGCATGCGCGCCACGCTCGCTGAAGTGGCGGCCGCGCAGAAGGACAGCGAGCACCCGCTGCTCAAGGCCCACGACCAACAGAAGACGGTCGAGTTCCTGGTCGTGACCTCGGATCGTGGCCTGTGCGGTGCGTTCAACAGCAACGTGATCAAGGCCGCCCGCGCAGCCGTGGCGGAGCGCGAAGCCGAAGGGCGCCAGGTGTTCATCAGCACCGCCGGCAAGAAGGGTCGCGAGGCCTTCCAGCGAAAGCACGCGAGTGCGCTGACCGAGCACTACGCCCAGGACGGCTGGGTCACCTACGGTCAGGCTGCCGAGGCTGCCCAGTACCTCTCGCGCCGCTATGCGAACCAGGAGATCGACGAGGTCGTGCTCGTCTTCGCCGAGTTCGTGTCGGCCATGAACCAGACCCCGCGCGTCGTTCGCTTGCTTCCGTTCACCGCAGAAGAAGTCGACGAGGACGCGGAGACGCTGCCCTACGAGATCGAGCCCGATCCCGAGAAGCTCCTGGCGGTGTTGGTGCCGAAGGCCGTCGAGATCGAGATCTTCCGGGCGCTCCTCGAGAACCAGTCCGGTGAGCACGCCGCCCGCATGGCCGCCATGGAGTCGGCGACGCGGAACACGGAAGAGCTCATCGAATCCCTCACCCTCCAGTACAACCGTGCGCGCCAGGCCGCGATCACGAAGGAGCTGGTGGAAATCGTCAGCGGCGCCGAAGCCCTCTAG
- the atpH gene encoding ATP synthase F1 subunit delta — protein sequence MSVQNTAAARRYARALFSLAQDDQAVDAVRGELQGMAKLFETEPSLRRALFRPLHPVEQRRGVLKAVGQQLGLSGSVRNFLVYLIDQRRLVDFDAICSEFDRLADEAAGLVKARVRAAAPLGDAQRDRLQRALAARTGRQVELDVEIDPDLIGGAVAVVGNVVFDGSLKTQLDQLRDTLTRGQ from the coding sequence GTGAGCGTGCAGAACACGGCCGCCGCGCGCCGCTACGCGCGCGCACTCTTCTCCCTCGCCCAGGACGATCAGGCCGTCGATGCCGTCCGCGGTGAGCTGCAGGGAATGGCGAAGCTCTTCGAGACCGAGCCGTCGCTGCGTCGGGCGCTGTTCCGCCCGCTCCACCCCGTCGAGCAGCGCCGCGGCGTGCTGAAGGCGGTGGGTCAGCAGCTGGGTCTTTCGGGCTCGGTGCGGAACTTTCTCGTCTACCTGATCGACCAGCGTCGCCTGGTCGACTTCGATGCGATCTGCAGCGAGTTCGATCGGCTGGCCGACGAAGCCGCCGGCCTGGTGAAGGCGCGCGTACGCGCGGCCGCGCCGCTCGGTGACGCCCAGCGCGACCGCCTGCAGCGCGCCCTGGCCGCCCGCACCGGCCGCCAGGTGGAACTCGATGTGGAAATCGATCCCGACCTCATCGGCGGCGCCGTCGCCGTGGTCGGCAACGTCGTCTTCGACGGCAGCCTCAAGACGCAGCTCGACCAGCTGCGCGACACCCTCACGAGAGGACAGTGA
- the atpD gene encoding F0F1 ATP synthase subunit beta: MEAGKIVQIMGPVVDVEFPPGGLPEILTSLKVTNPGIDERDDNLVLEVAQHLGENTVRTIAMDTTDGLRRGQEVRNSGDVIRIPVGEATLGRIMNVIGEPVDERGEISAQSTYPIHREPPEFVDQSTSVEAFETGIKVVDLIAPYPKGGKVGLFGGAGVGKTVVILELITNIAKEHSGYSVFGGVGERTREGNDLWNEMAEAKTPDGMTVLDKAALVFGQMNEPPGARARVGLTALTAAEYFRDEEGKDVLLFIDNIFRFTQAGSEVSALLGRIPSAVGYQPTLSTDMGELQERITSTTKGSITSVQAIYVPADDLTDPAPATAFTHLDATTVLSRRISELGIYPAVDPLDSTSRILDPQVVGDEHYQVARGVQQTLQKYKDLQDIIAILGMDELSDEDKLTVSRARKLERFFSQPFHVAEQFTGTPGVYVRLEDTIRGFKEVLEGKHDDLPEQAFYMVGTIEEAIEKAKRMS; encoded by the coding sequence ATGGAAGCAGGCAAGATCGTCCAGATCATGGGCCCCGTCGTGGACGTCGAGTTCCCGCCCGGGGGACTTCCCGAGATCCTCACCTCGCTGAAGGTGACCAACCCCGGCATCGACGAGCGCGACGACAACCTGGTGCTCGAGGTGGCCCAGCATCTCGGTGAGAACACCGTGCGCACGATCGCCATGGACACCACCGACGGTCTGCGCCGTGGCCAGGAAGTGCGCAACAGCGGTGACGTGATCCGCATCCCGGTGGGCGAGGCCACCCTGGGCCGCATCATGAACGTGATCGGCGAGCCGGTGGACGAGCGCGGGGAGATCTCGGCCCAGTCGACCTACCCGATTCACCGCGAGCCGCCGGAGTTCGTGGACCAGTCGACGAGCGTCGAAGCCTTCGAGACGGGCATCAAGGTCGTCGACCTGATCGCGCCCTACCCCAAGGGCGGCAAGGTCGGTCTGTTCGGCGGCGCCGGCGTCGGCAAGACCGTCGTCATCCTCGAGCTGATCACCAACATCGCGAAGGAGCACTCGGGCTACTCGGTGTTCGGCGGCGTGGGGGAGCGTACCCGCGAGGGCAACGACCTCTGGAACGAGATGGCCGAGGCGAAGACGCCGGATGGCATGACCGTGCTCGACAAGGCGGCCCTGGTGTTCGGCCAGATGAACGAGCCGCCGGGAGCCCGTGCGCGCGTCGGCCTGACGGCGCTCACCGCCGCCGAGTACTTCCGCGACGAGGAAGGGAAGGACGTCCTCCTCTTCATCGACAACATCTTCCGCTTCACCCAGGCGGGCTCCGAAGTGTCGGCGCTCCTCGGGCGGATTCCCTCGGCGGTGGGCTATCAGCCGACTCTGTCCACGGACATGGGCGAGCTGCAGGAACGCATCACCTCGACCACCAAGGGTTCGATCACCTCGGTGCAGGCGATCTACGTCCCCGCGGACGACCTCACCGACCCGGCGCCGGCGACGGCGTTCACCCACCTCGACGCCACGACGGTGCTCTCGCGCCGGATTTCGGAGCTGGGCATCTACCCGGCGGTCGACCCGCTCGACTCCACCAGCCGGATCCTCGATCCGCAGGTGGTCGGCGACGAGCACTACCAGGTCGCGCGCGGGGTCCAGCAGACCCTGCAGAAGTACAAGGACCTGCAGGACATCATCGCCATTCTCGGGATGGACGAGCTGTCGGACGAGGACAAGCTGACCGTGTCGCGGGCGCGAAAGCTGGAGCGCTTCTTCTCCCAGCCCTTCCACGTGGCCGAGCAGTTCACGGGTACCCCGGGCGTCTACGTCCGGCTCGAGGACACGATCCGCGGCTTCAAGGAAGTGCTCGAGGGCAAGCACGACGATCTGCCCGAGCAGGCCTTCTACATGGTCGGGACGATCGAAGAGGCCATCGAGAAAGCGAAGCGGATGTCCTGA
- the atpC gene encoding ATP synthase F1 subunit epsilon, translated as MALELTIVTPAGAAYAGPVDGVVLPGTEGDFGVLPDHERFLCPLRVGEVQIQKDGSTVYASVADGFADVSSEAVAVLVDSCELGGDIDTARAELALQRAEQGLSELGSAPDDEARLADFEAAVARARNRLAVSQR; from the coding sequence ATGGCGCTAGAACTCACCATCGTCACTCCCGCGGGCGCGGCCTACGCGGGCCCCGTGGACGGCGTCGTGTTGCCGGGCACCGAGGGCGACTTCGGTGTGCTCCCGGATCACGAGCGCTTCCTCTGCCCGCTGCGGGTCGGCGAAGTCCAGATCCAGAAGGACGGCTCCACCGTCTATGCCTCGGTCGCCGACGGTTTCGCCGACGTGTCGAGCGAAGCGGTCGCGGTGCTGGTCGACTCCTGCGAGCTCGGGGGTGACATCGATACGGCGCGCGCCGAGCTGGCGCTCCAGCGGGCCGAGCAGGGCCTGTCCGAGCTCGGCTCCGCGCCCGATGACGAGGCCCGACTCGCCGACTTCGAGGCCGCAGTGGCCCGCGCACGCAACCGCCTTGCCGTGAGCCAGCGCTGA
- the atpA gene encoding F0F1 ATP synthase subunit alpha — MDIKPGEITDILKREIKEYDREIDVAETGTVLSIGDGIARVYGLEQAMAGELVEFPGGTNGMVLNLEEDNVGIAVMGETTHVKEGDLVRRTNRIIEVPVGEALVGRVVDALGNPIDGKGDIQTSESRRVELKAPGIVARKSVHEPLQTGIKAIDAMTPIGRGQRELIIGDRQTGKTAIAIDTIINQKDTDVFCIYVAIGQKQSTVAQVVDKLTQYGAMDYTIVVAAGASESAPLQFISPYTGVTMGEWFRDNGKHALIIYDDLSKQAVAYRQLSLLLRRPPGREAYPGDVFYVHSRLLERAAKMSDELGGGSLTALPIIETQAGDVSAYIPTNVISITDGQIFLETDLFNSGIRPAVNVGISVSRVGGAAQTKATKSVAGTLKLNLAQYREMAAFAQFGSDLDKATQEQLANGERQTEMLKQPQYTPLPMEEQVVSIYAGTPKDDRASWVRELELEDIARYEAEMLEYVRTRHGDVLKSIRDSGKLEEDTETKLTAALDEFAKVFTASSGSAAA; from the coding sequence ATGGATATCAAGCCCGGTGAAATCACCGACATCCTGAAGCGCGAGATCAAGGAATACGACCGGGAGATCGACGTTGCCGAGACCGGCACCGTGCTGTCGATCGGTGACGGTATCGCGCGCGTCTACGGCCTCGAACAGGCGATGGCCGGGGAGCTCGTCGAGTTCCCGGGCGGCACCAACGGGATGGTGCTCAACCTCGAAGAGGACAACGTGGGTATCGCCGTCATGGGCGAGACGACCCACGTCAAGGAAGGCGACCTGGTCCGCCGCACCAACCGCATCATCGAGGTGCCGGTCGGCGAGGCGCTCGTCGGCCGCGTGGTCGACGCCCTCGGCAACCCGATCGACGGCAAGGGCGACATCCAGACCAGCGAGAGCCGCCGCGTCGAGCTGAAGGCACCCGGCATCGTGGCCCGCAAGTCGGTGCACGAGCCGCTCCAGACCGGCATCAAGGCGATCGACGCCATGACCCCGATCGGGCGCGGCCAGCGCGAGCTGATCATCGGCGACCGCCAGACCGGCAAGACGGCGATCGCGATCGACACGATCATCAACCAGAAGGACACCGACGTCTTCTGCATCTACGTGGCGATCGGCCAGAAGCAGTCGACGGTGGCCCAGGTGGTCGACAAGCTCACCCAGTACGGCGCCATGGACTACACGATCGTGGTCGCCGCCGGCGCGAGTGAGTCGGCGCCGCTGCAGTTCATCTCGCCCTACACGGGCGTCACGATGGGCGAGTGGTTCCGCGACAACGGCAAGCACGCGCTGATCATCTACGACGACCTCTCGAAGCAGGCCGTCGCCTACCGCCAGCTCTCGCTGCTGCTCCGCCGCCCGCCGGGACGCGAGGCCTACCCGGGCGACGTGTTCTACGTCCACTCGCGGCTGCTCGAGCGCGCCGCGAAGATGAGCGACGAGCTCGGCGGCGGCAGCCTCACGGCGCTGCCGATCATCGAGACCCAGGCCGGCGACGTCTCGGCGTACATCCCGACCAACGTCATTTCGATCACCGACGGTCAGATCTTCCTCGAGACCGACCTCTTCAACTCGGGCATCCGCCCCGCGGTGAACGTGGGTATTTCGGTGTCACGGGTGGGCGGTGCTGCCCAGACGAAGGCGACGAAGAGCGTCGCCGGTACGCTGAAGCTGAACCTCGCCCAGTACCGCGAGATGGCGGCCTTCGCCCAGTTCGGCAGCGACCTCGACAAGGCGACCCAGGAGCAGCTCGCGAACGGCGAACGCCAGACCGAGATGCTGAAGCAGCCCCAGTACACGCCGCTGCCGATGGAAGAGCAGGTCGTTTCGATCTACGCCGGCACGCCGAAGGATGACCGTGCGTCGTGGGTGCGCGAGCTCGAACTCGAGGACATCGCCCGCTACGAGGCGGAGATGCTCGAGTACGTCCGTACCCGCCACGGCGACGTCCTGAAGAGCATCCGCGACAGCGGGAAGCTCGAGGAAGACACCGAAACGAAGCTGACCGCGGCGCTCGACGAGTTTGCGAAGGTCTTCACGGCGAGCTCCGGAAGCGCGGCTGCGTAA